A region of the Mesoterricola sediminis genome:
GGCCCACGGCACCTTCACGGAGATCGTGGAGGCCTTCCCCTTCGACGCCTCGACCTACGCGGTCGTGGTGTCCCGGGGGCATCTCTCCGACCTGGAGTGCGTGCGCGCGCTGCTGAAGCGCCCCTGGCGCTACGCCGGCTTCATGGGCAGCGTCCGGAAGGTGCGGCTCGTGCTGGACCAGGCCCTCGCCGACGGCCTGGACCCGGCCCGGATCGCCGCCCTGTGCGCCCCCATCGGCCTCGACATCGAGGCGGAGACGCCGGAGGAGCTCGCGGTGGCCATCGCGGGCGAACTCATCGCCGTCCGCCGCCGGGCCCCGGCCCTGGAGCCCATCCAGGCCGCGCGCAGGGCCCGCCGCGGGAAGCCGTGAACCTGGCCGGGGCCCTCCTGCCCCGGATCCCCGCGGGCGGCTCCGTGGCCTTCGTGGGCGGGGGCGGCAAGACCACGGCCATGCTGACCCTGGGCCTGGCCCTGGGCGCGGCGGGGCGGAGCGTCCTGATGACCACCACGACCCACCTGGCCGAGCCGGGCCCCGGGCCCCTGCCCTACGACGTCCTCGTCCGGCCGGAACTGGCGGAGGCCGGCGGCGGCGGCCCCCTGCCCCGCCCCGGGGGGCGCCCCGCGCTGCTGGTCACCGGCCCGGGCCGGGAGGCGCGCAAGGTGGCCGGGGTCCATCCCGCCTGGATCCCCCGCCTGCGGACCGCCTGGGACGTGGTGCTCGTGGAGGCCGACGGCTCCCGCCGCCTCCCGGTCAAGGCCCCCGCCCCCCACGAACCCCGCCTGCCCGAGGGGCCCTGCCTCGTGGTGGGCCTGGTGGGCCTCAGCTGCCTGGGCCGGCCCCTGGACGCCGGGACCGTCCATCGCCCGGACCGCTTCGCGGCCGTGACGGGGTGCGCCCCCGGCGCCCCGATCACGGCGACCCACCTGGCGAACCTCGTCCGCCACCCGGAGGGCCTGTTCAAGGGCGCGGGACCGGACCGGGTGCTGGTGCTGAACCAGGCCGACCGGTGCGCCGCGCCGCCCGGGGGCCGCTGGGCCCGGGCCCTCGCCCCCCTCCCCGTCCTCCTAGGGTCGCTGGAAGCCGGGGATGGCGGTATCGTCTGGCTGGAGGAGGTTCCATGACACGCATTCCCGGCGACCTGGTCCTGGTGCGGGGTGCGGGCGACTTGGCCACCGGGGTCATCGTGCGCCTGGTCCACGCCGGCTACCGCGTCGTCGCCGTCGAGACCCCGGCGCCCAGCGCCATCCGCCGCACCGTGGCCCTGTCCGAGGCCGTCTACGCGGGGGAGGCGGAGGTGGAGGGGGTCCGGGCCGTGCGCTGCGCGGCGGTGCCCGCGGCCTGGGCGCCGGGGGACCCCGTCCCCGTGCTCGTGGACCCGGACCTGGCCTGCCTGGATTCCCTGCGGCCCGCGGCCCTGGTGGACGCCATCCTCGCCAAGCGCAACCTCGGGACCCGCCTCGCCATGGCCCCCTTGGTGGTGGCCCTCGGCCCCGGCTTCACGGCCGGGGTGGACGCCCACGCGGTGGTGGAGACCAACCGCGGGCACGACCTGGGCCGGGTGCTCCTCACCGGCCAGGCGGAGCCCAACACCGGGATCCCCGGCCTGATCGCCGGCCAGGGCGCCACGCGGGTGCTGCACGCGCCCCGGGACGGCCGGGTGGAAACCTGCTGCGCCATCGGCGATACGGTCCGGGCGGGGGACCCCCTCCTCACGGTCGGCGGCGAGCCGGTGGCCTCCGCCCTCGACGGGGTGGTCCGGGGCCTCATCCGCCCCGGCTACCCAGCGCACCGGGGGCTCAAGATCGCCGACGTGGATCCCCGCTGCGTGCGCGCCCACTGCTTCACCATCTCCGACAAGGCCCGGGCCATCGCGGGCGGGGTGCTGGAGGCCCTGCTCAGGCTGGGGGCGCCGTGATCTACCTGGACAACGCCGCCACCAGCCACCCCAAGGCCCCGGGCGTGCCGGAGGCGGTGGCGGCCTGCCTGGCCTCGGGAGCGGGCAGCCCTGGCCGGGCCACCCACGGGCCGGCCCTGGAAGCCGCCCGCACGGTCTTCGGGGCGCGCACGGCCTGCGCCCGGCTCCTGGGCCTGCCGGACCCCGCCCGCCTCGTCTTCACCAAGAACGCCACGGAGGCCCTGAACCTGGCCATCCTGGGCGCCGTGCCCCCGGGCGGGACGGTCGCCGTCTCCTCCCTCGAGCACAACGCGGTGATGCGGCCCGTGCGCCACCTGGAGGCGACCCTGGGCGCGCGGGTGCTCGTCGTGCCCTTCGACGCGTGCGGCCGGCCGGATCCCGGCGCCCTGGCCGGGGCGCTGGAGGCCCGTCCGGATCTTTTCGTCCTCACCGCCGCCAGCAACGTCACGGGGGCCCTGCCACCGGTGGAGGAGGTGGCCGCGGCCTGCGCCCGGCACGGGGTCCCCCTCTGCGTGGATGCCAGCCAAGCGGCGGGGCACCTGCCCCTGCCCACCGGCTGCGCCTACCTGGCCTTCCCGGGGCACAAGGGCCTGCTGGGGCCCGGCGGCACCGGCGGCCTGGCGCTCGGCCCCGGGGTCCTGCCCCCGCCCCTCCTCCGGGGGGGCACGGGGAGCGCCTCGGAGCTGGAGACCCAGCCGGAGATGCTGCCCGACCGCTACGAGGCCGGCACCCCCAATGTGCCGGGCCTGGCCGGGCTCGCCCGGGCCGTGACCTACCTGGCCGAAGCCGGGCCGGGCCCGGAAGGCGCCTTGGCCGCGCAGCTGGCGGAGGGCCTCGCGGCCCTGCCCGGGGCGGCCCTCGTGGGCCCCGGGCCCCGGGCGCCCCGGGCCCCGGTCGTCTCCGTGGCCCTGCCGGACCGGGACCTGGGCGAGGTGGCCCTGGCCCTGGACCGCCGGGGCATTTGCGCCCGGGCCGGCCTCCATTGCGCGCCGGCGGCGCACCGGAGCCTGGGCACCTTCGGGGCGGGGGGGACCCTCCGCTTCTCCCCGGGGCGGTTCACGACCCCCGCGGACCTGGAAACGGCCCTGGCGGCCCTGGCGGAGATCCTGGCATGAAGCTGACCGAGCACACCCGATTTTCCGGCTGCGGGGCCAAGCTGGGCCCCGGCGTCCTGGACAAGGCCCTCTGCGGCCTCTCCCAGCCCGCCTACCCCGGGCTGGTGGCGGACTTCGCCGGGGGGGAGGACGCGGGGGTGTTCCGCCTCGCGCCGGGCCTCGCCCTCGTCCAGACCGTGGACTTCTTCCCGCCCATCGTGGACGATCCCCGCCTCTTCGGGCGCATCGCCGCGGCCAACGCCCTGTCCGACGTCTACGCCATGGGGGGCCGGCCCGTCACCGCCCTCGCCCTGGTGTGCCACCCCCTGAAGGCCCTGGGCCTGGAGCCGCTCCGGGCCATGCTGGAGGGCGGCCTGGAGGCCCTCGTGGAGGCGGGGTGCGCCCTCCTCGGCGGCCACAGCGTGGAGGACGCGGAGCCGAAGCTGGGCTACGCGGTGACGGGCCTCGTGGATCCGGACCGGGCCTGGCGGAACAACACCCTCGAGCCGGGCTGCGCCCTCCTCCTCACCAAGCCCCTGGGCACGGGCCTCGTGAACATGGCCGTGCGGGCCGGCCTCGCCTCGCCGGAGGCGGTGGAGGCCTCCCAGGCGTCCATGGCCACCCTCAACCGCGCGGCGGCCGAGGTGCTCGCGGCCTTCCCCGTGAAGGCCTGCACCGACGTGACGGGCTTCGGCCTGGCGGGCCACGCCGCCGAGATGGCCGCGGGCCCCCGCTGCGGCGTCGTGCTCCATGCGGACGCCCTGCCCTTCCTGCCCGGGGTGGCCGAGTACGCCGCCATGGGGCTGGTCCCCGAAGGCACCTACCGCAACCGGGAGGGCCGCGGCCACGTCCTGGCGGGAACGGCGCCGGAGGGCCTGCTGGACCTGGTCTTCGACCCCCAGACCAGCGGCGGCCTCCTGGCGGCGGTGCCGGAGGCCGCGGCCGGCGACGCCCTGGCCGCCCTGCGCGCCGCGGGCGTCACCGCCTGGGCCGTGGGCGAAGCCGGGGGCGAACCCGGCTCGGTGCGCCTGGCCTGACCATGGACCTGCTGGCCACCTTCCCCTCCACCCACGCCGTCCTGGCCGCCGAGGCGCGCCTGAGGGCGGCGGGCCTGGAGGTGGAACTCATCCCCGTCCCCCGCCAGATCCGCAGCAGCTGCGGGTTCTGCCTGCTCGCCCAGGCGTCGGCGGAGGCCCCCCTGCTCGCCCAGGGCCCGGAGCGCCTCTGGCGCGTCCTCGAACCCGGTCCCGGCCATCCCCGGAGGCGCTATGAGCCCTGCCCCTGAGACCCTCGACACCCGCGGCCTGGCCTGCCCCCAGCCGGTGATCCTCGTCCGGAAGGCCCTGGCGGAACGCGGCCGGGTCCCCCTGGAGGTGCTCGCCGACGCGGGGGCGGCCCGGGAGAACCTCCTCAAGTTCGCCGCCTGGGCCCAGGTCGGCGCCGAGGTCACGGAGGAGGACGGCTGGGTCCGAATCCGCCTCACCCCCGCCGGGGCCCCCGGGGAGGCCCCCGCGCCGGCCCCGGCGCCGTCCGCCGGCGGGGCCACGGTCCTGGTGGCCTCCGACGCGGTGGGCCAGGGCGACGAGACCCTGGGGCGGCTCCTCATGCGCGGGTTCCTCTACACCCTCACCGAGGCGGAGCTCCCCCCGGCCCGGGTGATCCTCATGAACGCCGGGGTCAAGCTGGCCGTGGATGGCTCCGAGAGCCTGGCCAGCCTCCGGCGCCTGGAGGAGCTGGGGGTGGAGGTCCTGGCCTGCGGCACCTGCCTGGACTTCTACAAGCTCACGCCCGCCGTGGGCCGGGTGACCAACATGTACGAGATCGCGGGCCACCTCCTGCAGGGGCCGGCGGTCCGGGTCTGAGCCCGGCCCTCCCGCCTTTCCTCCCCGTCCCTCCGGGTGTACAAGGGACGCGGAGGTGCCCATGAACCCCGAGGCCCGCGCCGCCCTGCTCATGTCCTTCGCCACCGGTCCCCGGCGCCTCGCGGCGGCCCTGGAG
Encoded here:
- the yedF gene encoding sulfurtransferase-like selenium metabolism protein YedF, translated to MSPAPETLDTRGLACPQPVILVRKALAERGRVPLEVLADAGAARENLLKFAAWAQVGAEVTEEDGWVRIRLTPAGAPGEAPAPAPAPSAGGATVLVASDAVGQGDETLGRLLMRGFLYTLTEAELPPARVILMNAGVKLAVDGSESLASLRRLEELGVEVLACGTCLDFYKLTPAVGRVTNMYEIAGHLLQGPAVRV
- the yqeC gene encoding selenium cofactor biosynthesis protein YqeC; this encodes MNLAGALLPRIPAGGSVAFVGGGGKTTAMLTLGLALGAAGRSVLMTTTTHLAEPGPGPLPYDVLVRPELAEAGGGGPLPRPGGRPALLVTGPGREARKVAGVHPAWIPRLRTAWDVVLVEADGSRRLPVKAPAPHEPRLPEGPCLVVGLVGLSCLGRPLDAGTVHRPDRFAAVTGCAPGAPITATHLANLVRHPEGLFKGAGPDRVLVLNQADRCAAPPGGRWARALAPLPVLLGSLEAGDGGIVWLEEVP
- the yqeB gene encoding selenium-dependent molybdenum cofactor biosynthesis protein YqeB produces the protein MTRIPGDLVLVRGAGDLATGVIVRLVHAGYRVVAVETPAPSAIRRTVALSEAVYAGEAEVEGVRAVRCAAVPAAWAPGDPVPVLVDPDLACLDSLRPAALVDAILAKRNLGTRLAMAPLVVALGPGFTAGVDAHAVVETNRGHDLGRVLLTGQAEPNTGIPGLIAGQGATRVLHAPRDGRVETCCAIGDTVRAGDPLLTVGGEPVASALDGVVRGLIRPGYPAHRGLKIADVDPRCVRAHCFTISDKARAIAGGVLEALLRLGAP
- a CDS encoding aminotransferase class V-fold PLP-dependent enzyme; this encodes MIYLDNAATSHPKAPGVPEAVAACLASGAGSPGRATHGPALEAARTVFGARTACARLLGLPDPARLVFTKNATEALNLAILGAVPPGGTVAVSSLEHNAVMRPVRHLEATLGARVLVVPFDACGRPDPGALAGALEARPDLFVLTAASNVTGALPPVEEVAAACARHGVPLCVDASQAAGHLPLPTGCAYLAFPGHKGLLGPGGTGGLALGPGVLPPPLLRGGTGSASELETQPEMLPDRYEAGTPNVPGLAGLARAVTYLAEAGPGPEGALAAQLAEGLAALPGAALVGPGPRAPRAPVVSVALPDRDLGEVALALDRRGICARAGLHCAPAAHRSLGTFGAGGTLRFSPGRFTTPADLETALAALAEILA
- a CDS encoding DUF3343 domain-containing protein, which codes for MDLLATFPSTHAVLAAEARLRAAGLEVELIPVPRQIRSSCGFCLLAQASAEAPLLAQGPERLWRVLEPGPGHPRRRYEPCP
- the selD gene encoding selenide, water dikinase SelD, which encodes MKLTEHTRFSGCGAKLGPGVLDKALCGLSQPAYPGLVADFAGGEDAGVFRLAPGLALVQTVDFFPPIVDDPRLFGRIAAANALSDVYAMGGRPVTALALVCHPLKALGLEPLRAMLEGGLEALVEAGCALLGGHSVEDAEPKLGYAVTGLVDPDRAWRNNTLEPGCALLLTKPLGTGLVNMAVRAGLASPEAVEASQASMATLNRAAAEVLAAFPVKACTDVTGFGLAGHAAEMAAGPRCGVVLHADALPFLPGVAEYAAMGLVPEGTYRNREGRGHVLAGTAPEGLLDLVFDPQTSGGLLAAVPEAAAGDALAALRAAGVTAWAVGEAGGEPGSVRLA